One Pelobates fuscus isolate aPelFus1 chromosome 8, aPelFus1.pri, whole genome shotgun sequence genomic window carries:
- the LOC134571458 gene encoding NEDD8-conjugating enzyme Ubc12-like, whose amino-acid sequence MIKLFSLKQQKKEEESAGGTKGSSKKVSAAQLRIQKDINELNLPKTCDIEFSDHDDLLNFKLVICPDEGFYKGGKFVFSFKVGQGYPHDPPKVKCETMVYHPNMDLEGNVCLNILREDWKPVLTINSIIYGLQYLFLEPNPEDPLNKEAAEVLQNNRRLFEQNVQRSMRGGYIGSTYFERCLK is encoded by the coding sequence ATGATCAAACTCTTCTCCCTCAAACAGCAGAAGAAAGAGGAGGAATCGGCCGGAGGCACCAAGGGGAGCAGCAAGAAGGTCTCAGCAGCACAGCTCCGCATCCAGAAAGACATTAATGAGTTGAATTTGCCGAAAACATGTGATATAGAATTTTCAGACCATGACGACCTTTTAAATTTCAAACTAGTCATCTGCCCTGATGAGGGTTTCTACAAAGGTGGAAAGTTTGTCTTCAGTTTTAAGGTGGGACAGGGTTACCCTCATGACCCACCAAAGGTGAAATGCGAGACCAtggtatatcatccaaatatggaTCTAGAGGGTAATGTCTGCCTAAATATTCTAAGGGAGGACTGGAAGCCTGTTCTCACAATAAACTCTATAATTTATGGCCTGCAGTACCTTTTCTTGGAGCCAAATCCCGAAGATCCGTTAAATAAGGAAGCTGCTGAAGTTCTACAGAACAACAGACGCCTGTTTGAACAGAATGTGCAGCGGTCTATGCGAGGTGGTTACATTGGATCCACCTACTTTGAGCGCTGCCTGAAATAG